ATATTGAGATCAACTATACCAAAACACTAAATATAAAAACCTTGATTaatctatttgaaaaaaaaaatataacaaaaattacAAACTTCCTAATCTAAAAAAATTTAACACATATTCAGAACTTTACATCTTTTCTTTACTGACTACCTGTGGATCCCATAGACTAGattattgaaaacaaaaataaatacagcCATTCATTATAATACAGCAAACGTCATACCTTGGCGGTGGGATTTGGCAACAATGAATGCATTTGTTCCAGCAAACGATTCATGTCGCTGCGCCGCTGCCTCTCGGAAAAATTGTGGCTCCTCCGACAAGAAGACTCGAGCTCTCCTCCTCCTTCCTCATTGTTCCAGCGAGGATGAGTTCCGTCTTCCTTTTTGTTAGAATCAGAGGTCACTCCTCTGGACATTCGAACAAGAGATGTATCCATTGATACAAATGGGTTTCCCGAACCCATGACATTATATTTCTGAATTATAGCACTGAGTTCATCAAGCGGCTGCGACAATGCAGCCATTTCACCGGGAAAACTGACAGAGCTTTCAGGGTTTTCTCCTACAGATGAACCCAAACCGAAAGATGAACGCTGACTGAATATAAAGGGAGGATTCATTGTGGGCAATGAAAATGGTATTTCACAATCATGCTCTTTCTTCATTCATTGAACTGACTGCACTACAAAACCAGTAACAAAGCACCCAAATTGTGTTATACCAGGAAGCCAGGAAGCTGTAAATCCGTTGGGCAAACGAATGACTTCGGAAatgaataaggcaaagaatttagAGGGCCTTTTTGTCAGGAGGCAGCGCTTTGTAGAGCTGAACAGACAGCTGTATGGCAGCAGAGCTCCTCGAATGCGTTGGATTTTGTGTGTCTTGACAGAGAAAATTGAGAGATAAAACAGGCACCTGCAATCTGGAACAGAATTTATGAGCATTGGTTAATCTAGTACAGCGACTGATTCATTAAAAGAATGATGATGTTGGAGCAAGCAAACAGAATACTCTGAGGTCTAATCGTATGGACAGCTATTGGCCTCTGAAAAGATTTTGAAGTCGGCTACTAGATAATCATAATTACTGGGTATTTTTATGTGGTCAGCAGAAGAAAATGTCTCGAGGGACTCTTGCCCTTGCCAGTAAGTCTGTATATTATTTAATGTGGCCAAATAATTTCGGAATATCTTCCTCTCCCAGTATCACTTCTGTTACCTGTTTGTCGTAATTGAATATGTTGCAGAAGCTATGACATAAAAAGGCTTAAATTCACTGTTAGACAGTGTACGGAACAGTGTACATGCACTCCAAGATTTTGGGATGAACCTTTACAGGTTCGATTATTTGAGCTCCTATAGAAAACGCCAAAAGAGCACAGGGACACACACCCCCAACCTTTAAGAACTATGTTGGAAACAAATTATTATGGAGAGATTATAAGGTTAAAAAATAGTTTATATGGTGAAATTAGAAGTTGACATAGTCATTGTTTGTGtatgttatgtttttttattaGGAAAGCAAGGATTAATGGGTTCCGATCTTTTACAAAAGAAACAAAACGGGGAAGCTCATAGAGCACTCACAACACATAGGTCCAAAGGATCGTAAACAATATCAGTCAAATGGCTACAAAAGGAAAAAGAGGCTAGAAGACAACAACAGTCCCAAGATCAACAAGGCCAAAATCCACACCGAATCTAAGGGCTCCTTGCAAGGAACAGTAAGAAGACAACCCACAGGGTGGGGCAACCTCACAAGAGGGAAGAGAGGGTCCCCAAGTCAAGTAGAAGATCATGGCAGCCACACAAGTCAGCAAAAAGTCAAACCCTCAATAGCATAACCCCTCTTCACCTCTATAGAAAAGGAGCCCACCTCAATAGGAGTGGAAAAGGAGAAGACCAACAAACAAGTGCACCAACTGTGAGTCCAATTATTAACCAAACAGCCACAGAGGAAGCATCAACCTCAATAAGGGAAGCATCCACCTGCATAGAATCCATGAAAGAAGAAGTGAATCGATGAAGCCAAGCtctcctcatggcaaacaaagCACACCCTACCTTAATAGGGGAAAAA
The nucleotide sequence above comes from Cryptomeria japonica chromosome 11, Sugi_1.0, whole genome shotgun sequence. Encoded proteins:
- the LOC131068100 gene encoding anthocyanin regulatory R-S protein isoform X2 — encoded protein: MKKEHDCEIPFSLPTMNPPFIFSQRSSFGLGSSVGENPESSVSFPGEMAALSQPLDELSAIIQKYNVMGSGNPFVSMDTSLVRMSRGVTSDSNKKEDGTHPRWNNEEGGGELESSCRRSHNFSERQRRSDMNRLLEQMHSLLPNPTAKKEKTSILAETISYIESLQQQLANYSGRFADTQLQNHTNTDTVKCESLSSVQEILQRSSSSSDCLRSSSLQYLSSKNKEENLLVNCIGTDIFITINCANKVNLLPSIIFTVESHGIQVVDVFVSATNARAFHFLRVKPEKLCILD